ttatttaatatatgacatgaaaaacttatttaaacgaTATATAATTGATGTTTTGCAATTTATGATTAATGTATACATGTAACATGTTATCCCTCCCTCTTCCTTCACTATTCTCTTGATCCAAAATATATATCTCACTGTTGGATTCTCTTTTAGCTTTATTCAGGTATTAAATGTATGTaatttaactctttaattttacttttaatattatcttattaatCTAGCTCAATTAATTAAACACGATAAATTGATAGTgggttattataaattttaaatagtatttttttattcttaccaataaaaaaatatcttatttagtTTGAcgtatttcttattttgaataaggaattatctttaaaaaataaaaaaaaaagtttcttaaagtaaattacatatatgttcatcatgttatttcaattaatttttagtttttttgacaatttttacaaatatttgatcaaataaaagtgtttgagaaatgattttttttattaacttataaGCTTTGTTTTTaaacataacttaaatttacgattactatttttatttttattttcaataaaataataaaatttatcatttatcattttatctgaaattaaattatttattttgataaaactcctcattatcatttgttaactaaaaaattgtttttcaaattggtttaaataagtttttcatatttggaaaaataaatcgTTTTCAAATTACTAcctattttttatcaaatatctacctgaaaaaaatttagtttcattCTACTACATGTTAATTTTCTTCCGTTAAATGATGACGTGATAGAAGTGTTACGTCATCACGCCCAATCACTTACACATCAGTGTCACGTCATTGAAGGTAATGATGCATGTAATGACGTGGTACATGAAGATGTAGTACTCTATTTGTCACGTCATCACTTAACGGAAGACGACTAACGACAAAtagtaaaatgaaactaaaatttttttcatgtgcttagttgaaaaaaatgaatattaaataataatttaaaagcaACTTATATTTCAGTATGAACAACTTAATCAAACCTTTAATCAATGCAAATCACATTATGAAGGGCTGTCATTGAGTGAAGCAATTGACATCTTATAACTGTAATTTcacaatgataaaattatttgtattgaTTCATGCAAGGTTTATAGAACGTTTTGGAACTCATGTCATAGTTGGGGTGAGCATGGGAGGGAAGGATGTGCTATATCTTAGACAAGGGGATACATCATATCTTGGTCCTACTAGTATTCAGAAACTTTTGAAGGACACAGCTAATATGAAGTTCAAGGATTCTGCAGACAATCATTGCCTGGCTTCTGAAGACTTATGTAACCAAAAAGAGGTGTCATTGCACTTCTTCATTGACTCACTGTTGTCTTTCTGCAAGTTTtgttggaaaaagaaaataattatcataaaaggtGTTTTGcgtgaatattttatatattggtTGATTCTAAGGCAGGACTTGTAGACAATCCTTCCCCTTCCATATgccctcaaaaataaaataaacttgagTATGCTTGTTTTTGCTAAAAAAGTATTATTcccataaatataataaaattataaaaattgaatttttagtgCAATTTCTGTTTGTTGATCATTAACTTACATGTAATTTGTTGAGTTAATTATCTAGTTATGACTTTGCTGACTTTGCTAACTCATGCATCCAGTATGCAATTAGTGAAAAATTTAAACTCATTGCAGATTTACATGTTAAAATATTTGCATCATAAGGTGCTACAAGTGCAACCAGAATTTCTTACTTGCAAATAGTATGTGCCTTACATTACATATGGAATTGCTCGTTCAACTTAGAAATTTTCTTCTACaagaatgattattattttatgcatgTCCAGCTGCACAGAATGGTTGGACCTTCCTTTATTACCATACTACCattaattatctcttcttaTCTTACAATGAAATAATTCAtcctgaaattttaaattctgttAGAATGCTACTGTGTAAATGTTCCTTTCATGAAGAACTAGTATAATGCAACTATTAGTGTCAcatcattaatatttaatttccaaTATAATGAAGAAATGTTTGTTCTGTTATGCTCTGTTAATATATGCACTGCATTTTTGCCCAAGTCCCTCTCGTGCAATGTAACTGATGTTACAaccaaaaagtttttcaaatttcCTAATTGCATTGATCATTAATAAATTCTCAACTATGTTTGCAGAATCTTTTTATGGTACATAGTAGGAGGGGAGGAAGCAATCAAAAGATGTATCATAATGAATGGTTGGATACTATTGACTTGGAACCTGATGTAATATCATTGTTCCTTCTCCCTCTGACATCCCTTTTGACAAGTATCCGCGGGAGTGGATTTGTGAGCCATGCCATAAATCTGTATCTCCGTTGTAAGCcattatttgatttgttttgttGCACAAATATTTCACTGAACATTAGTAAACATTTGTCCTTTCTACCTAAATTTCAGAAGATGATCATCGTGTcatgaaattcttttttatccACAGATAAAAAATCTAGGGGCTTTATTacttttagaaaatgttttcatttctggtcttcattttcaattacaagaatgtctccttatttttactttgtttctagaaaacattttctcggACTGTACAGTTCCTAAGTGATTCTTTGAAGGGAACTCAATTGACCACTTTCCTTTATTTTGTCTAGCACACTGGTAGAAATTAGTAATGGGTTTTTCTGTTGTAAACTTAAAAGGGTTAGAATGGATAAACTCTCATATGTATATAATAACTCTTTCTGAAACTGAATTAGCTGAACCTGCATGTAAACTGTGACTGCTGAAACAGACAAACCTTCAATTGAAGACCTTCATCAATTTTGTGAGTTTCAGCTACCAAGACAATGGGCACCTGTACTTAGTGAGATTCGTCTTGGTTCCCGTTGGAAGCATCAAGTGAACACCTGGCTAAAATTTAGTATCTTGGGTCCCAAGCTTTACATAAATACAATTCCAGTAAGTTTTCCATCTTGCATTTTTATGTGCATTTTATGAGTAAAATGTTCCCATGCTTTCAATGTTTCTAATAAACTATGAGCACAAAAAGATGTACCTTactctccttctttctttcctCTTGTTATAAACATATAGAAGGCAGGAGTAGTTTCTCTACATACATGTTGAATACGTATGATGTCGTGGTGTGTTGCTTTCTCTTTTTACTCAGAAGTTAATATAAGTATCATGGTTCATGATTTAATCATCTAAAATGTTGTGACCTTCTGTTGATAAAAGGGTATATGGCTCTGATGGTAGTAAACACCAACCAACCTTGCATTTTACATACATATTGATATAGTAGAAGTACTAACATACTAGTAACATTCGCAACTTAGGAGAAGTGCAGCTTctatacattataaaataatgaatttataaTCTTGGTTCGTTTTTCCTTGATGGCAGGTAGATGTAGGTAATAGACCAGTAGTTGGGCTAAGATTACAATTGGAAGGGAGAACAAGCAACCGGTTGGCCATTCATCTGCAGCATCTGGCTTCTCTACCCAAGTCCTTACCACTTTCTGACAACGCAAATACGTACTTGTCTTGTGACTCATATAGCTGCAACTTGCATAAGAAAGTTAAATGGAACTCCTTTTCATACGTTTGTACTGCTCCAGTTGAGTCGGATGATAGTGTTTCCATTGTGACAGGAGCTCAGTTACAAGTTGAAAAGAAGTGTCTCCTTTTGAGGCTGCGTTTCTCTAAAGTAATTGGTGCAATTCTGCAGAAGGAACCTGAGTGGGATCAATCCTCCAGTCTTGGCCAgtttagcaacaagtctgggGGTATCTTAGCATTTATTTCCAAAGAGGGACAGAGGGGTCATCCAAAGCCAGGTGATAAAACCATTGGTTCCAATACATATTCGTCTGCACGCCCTGCGCCAGTGCACACACCTAAGCTTCAAAGATTTGTTGACACAACCGAAATGATGAGAGGACCAGAAGATACTCCCGGATATTGGGTTGTGTCCGGGGCAAGGCTTTCTGTTGAGCATGGCAAAATATATCTCCTTGTTAAGTATTCATTATTATCCTTTGTTATGCAAAGTGAAAGTGAAGCTTCATAGAAGTGCTTTAATGATCACTTCACCTTCCTTTGAAGTTAAAGGCGCCTCACTGCCTGCATGCTTAGCTTCTTCTATGAAGCTTTCAGTTTCACTGGAAAATAGTGAATACTTAACAAGGAGATATATTTTTCCATGCTCGACAGGAAGACTTGCTCTCGATTCAACCAATGCGAAATTAGTCCTTCACACTATTTTGACAGATAATATGTagtttgaaatataaataaatgtcaaTTGCTTAGATAATACGTCAAGAAGTGTGTAATTTATGTGAGATTTTATGTACATAACTAAAAAGAATATCAAATGATTTATGATTGGCATATggtataattttgttttctaacttCTACGGGAAAGTTATTAAATGGTGTAGTGTAAGTACAGATAATTGATACATGGTATCAGTTGTGCCAATTGATCCTCACcatatacatatatgtgtgaCATATCAAGTTAGATGAGTGTTTGTATGAAAGGGtgggaaaaataaatttaaactatgCAATCATACATGAATGGGTTGGATTTATTGATTTAAAGCTATTTAATGATGACATGATCAATTTAAAATGTTAcataactttatattttaatcttcagGACCAAACTAGACCTTAAACGACTTCATCATATATCTTCATCTTTCAAACTTGAACTCTGCCGGGGGAGGGGGGGgattaataacataataaatattgaaataatcaagtaaaattttcattttaaatattttatttttctcccatTTCTTTCTGTGAGAGGTGAGACTTTTTCATTTTGTgaatgtcattatatttgtttttctcctctttaattattttctgtGTCTATAAAGAACATGCACCTCTACATAATAGCTTAT
This genomic interval from Glycine max cultivar Williams 82 chromosome 5, Glycine_max_v4.0, whole genome shotgun sequence contains the following:
- the LOC100787052 gene encoding MACPF domain-containing protein At4g24290, yielding MAPRVSSLEAAQKAINSIGLGFDITQDIAFDNCKKGSRLIFVNEKQCRNLEIPGGVSIPNVPNSIKCVRGESIRVHSEVLTLQQMLEHFNQEMCLGGQTASGHFCASFGLSCRNIKDLASIKSLAYDGWFIKRYAVELERYQGELLDHVKEAVPSSWDPEALARFIERFGTHVIVGVSMGGKDVLYLRQGDTSYLGPTSIQKLLKDTANMKFKDSADNHCLASEDLCNQKENLFMVHSRRGGSNQKMYHNEWLDTIDLEPDVISLFLLPLTSLLTSIRGSGFVSHAINLYLRYKPSIEDLHQFCEFQLPRQWAPVLSEIRLGSRWKHQVNTWLKFSILGPKLYINTIPVDVGNRPVVGLRLQLEGRTSNRLAIHLQHLASLPKSLPLSDNANTYLSCDSYSCNLHKKVKWNSFSYVCTAPVESDDSVSIVTGAQLQVEKKCLLLRLRFSKVIGAILQKEPEWDQSSSLGQFSNKSGGILAFISKEGQRGHPKPGDKTIGSNTYSSARPAPVHTPKLQRFVDTTEMMRGPEDTPGYWVVSGARLSVEHGKIYLLVKYSLLSFVMQSESEAS